Part of the Paracoccus sp. MC1862 genome, GGCAAGGCCGAACGCGAAAGCCGGATTATCCGGGCGCTGGACATGGTGCAGATGGGCCGCTTCCGCAACCGCCGTCCGGCACAGCTTTCGGGGGGTCAGCAGCAGCGGATCGCCTTGGCCCGCGCGCTGGTCTTCGACCCGCAGCTTGTGCTGATGGATGAACCCCTGGGCGCGCTGGACAAGCAGCTTCGTGAGCATATGCAGTATGAGATCAAGTCGCTGCATGACAATCTCGGGATCACGGTCGTCTATGTGACCCATGACCAGGGCGAGGCGCTGACGATGTCGGACCGCATCGCCGTCTTCAACGACGGGCGCATCCAGCAGCTCGCGCCGCCCTCGGTGCTGTATGAACAGCCGGAAAACAGCTTTGTTGCCGGGTTCATCGGGGAAAACAACAAGCTGTCCGGCACGATCGAGAAACTGGATGGCCAACGCGCCGAGGTTCGGTTGGCGACGGGCGAGCTGATCGACGCCACTGCCGTCAACATCCGTGAGGTGGGGCAGCAGACGATGGTCTCGATCCGCCCGGAACGGGTCGAGTTCAAGCCCGACCTGATGCCCGCGGGCACCCATACGATCGACGCCGAGGTGCGCGACGTGATCTACATGGGTGATATCCTGCGGGCGCGGATGAAGGTCGCGGGCAGCGACGACTTCGTGATGAAATTCCGCAACACGCTGGGCCAGACCCGTCTGCAGCCCGGCCAGCATATCCGCATCGGCTGGAACCCGCAGGATGCGCGGGCGCTCGATCGGGTTTGAATGAATAACAATAAAGGGAGGAAAGACATGAAGAAACTTCTGATCGCCACGACCGCGCTGGTCGGTCTGGGCTCGGCGGCCTTTGCCCAAAGCGGCGGCGTGCTGAACGTTCTGGACTGGGGGGGGGCCTACGGCCAGTCCCATGCCATCGCCTATAACGCGCCCTTCGAGGCCGAGACCGGCATCCGCATCACCGTGGCCGACGCCGACAACCCGGCGACCCCGATCAAGGCGATGGTCGAGGCGGGCAACGTCACCGCCGACGTGGCCTCGGTCGAATATGCCGACGCGGTTCGGCTTTGCGACGAGGGCGCGCTGGAAGAGATCGATCCGTCGATCCTCAGCGCGGCTGCCGACGGCACCTCGGCCGAGGAGGATTTCATCGAGGGCGCGCTGACGGATTGCTTCGTGGCGACCGATGTCTATTCGATGGTGCTGGCCTATGACGACAGCAAGTTCCCCGACGCCAAGCCGGCATCCCCGGCCGATTTCTTCGACACCGCCGCCTTCCCCGGCAAGCGCACCATGCGGAAAGGGGCCAAGTTCAACCTGGAACTGGCGCTGATGGCCGATGGCGTCCCCCCGGCCGAGGTCTATGACGTGCTGGCGACGCCCGAGGGCGTGGACCGCGCCTTTGCCAAGCTGGACACGATCAAGAATGACGTGATCTGGTGGGAAGCTGGCGCCCAGCCGCCGCAGCTTCTGGCGGATGGCGAGGTCACGATGGCCTTTGCCTTCAACGGCCGGATATTCAACGCCGCCATCGGCGAGAACAAGCCCTTCAACATCATCTGGAACGGCCAGATATACGAGATGGAAGGCTGGGTCATCCCCAAGGGCGCGCCCAACATGGAAAACGCGCTGAAATACATCGAGTTCTCGACCCGCCCCGAGCAGCTTGCCAAGGCCGCCGAGCATATCAGCTACGGCCCTCCGCGCCGGTCGTCGTCGTCGCTGGTCGGCAATGTCGCGGGCACCGAAACCCCGATGTCGCCGCACCTGCCGACCTCGCCCGAGAACCTCGACCAGGGGATCGCCTCGAACCTCGACTTCTGGGTCGATCACGACGGCGAACTGAGCGAGCGTTTCAACGCTTGGCTGGCCGGCTGACGGTCCTGCGGCGGCGCCGGGCATGGCGCCGCCTTCACCCTTATGGTTGCGAAAGAGCGGACATGGCACGGAACCTGATCGCGGGAACGGCTTTGGCGCTGGCCCTCGCGGGCGCGGCGCAGGCGCAGGATTCAATCAACATCACTACCTATGGCGGCGCCTTCGGCGAGGCGGTGAACCAGGCCTTCGCCCGGCCCTTCACCGAGGCGACCGGCATCCAGGCCAACATGGTCGACAACTCGGACCCTCCGGCCAAGCTGAAGGCCGAGGTCGAGGCCGGCAACGTCACCAGCGACGTTTATGACGTCGAGCAGTCGGACGTGATCCGCCTGTGCGACGAGGGGCTGATCGAGCCGATCGACCCGGCGACGCTGCCCGCCGCGGCGGACGGGACCACCGCTGCCGACGACTACCTGCCGCAGGCGCTGCATGACTGCGCGACCGCCATCATGGTGTGGTCGACCGTGATCGCCTATGACACCGAGGCTTTCCCGAACGGCGCGCCCGCGACTGTCGCGGATTTCTTTGACACGGCGCAGTTCCCCGGCAAGCGCGGCATCATCAAGCGCCCGAAATATGCGCTGGAATTCGCCCTGCTGGGCGACGGCGTGCCGCCCGACCAAGTCTATGACGTGCTTTCGACGCCCGAGGGCGTGGACCGCGCCTTTGCCAAGCTGGACACGATCAAGGACCAGGTGGTCTGGTGGGAGGCAGGCGCGCAGGCGCCGCAACTGCTGGCCGACAGGGAGGTCTCGATGACGCTGGCCTATAACGGTCGGATCTTCGACGCCATTGTCGAGGAAGGGAAGCCTTTCGCCTTTATCTGGGACGGCGCGAACCTGGACATGGATTACTGGGTGGTGCCGAGGGGCGCGCCGGATGTCGAGAAGTCGATGCAGTTCATCGCCTTTGCCTCGGACCCGGCGCGGCAGGCAGACCTGTCGAAATACATCGCCTATGGCCCGCCGCGCAAATCGGCGGCGGCCAGCGTCGGCACCTACAAGGACGGGACCACCGAGATGGCGCCCTACCTGCCGACCACCCCTGAGAACGCCGAAAGCGCGCTGGTCAACGACGCCGGCTTCTGGGCCGACCATGGCACCGAGTTGACGGAACGCTTCAACGCCTGGCTTGCTGGCTGACATGATGGCGGGGGCGTTCGCGCCCCGGCTGCCCCTTGCAACCCGGACATTCCGATGCACCGATCGCTGATCCTTGCCGCCGTGATGCTTGCCGCGCCCGCTTGGGCGCAGCAGAAGCCGCTGGTGATCGTCTCGTGGGGCGGCGACTTTGCGGCGCTGCAGGATGCCGCGATGGCCCGCCCCTTTACTGAACGGACCGGCCATCCGGTGCGCTTCGTCGATACCGATGACCCTGCCGGCATGGTCAAGGCGCAGGTCGAGGCCGGCAATGTCTCTGCCGATGTCGCCAGCGTCGGGCAGGGGGCGGGGATGCGGCTCTGCGAGGAAGGCGATGCCGAGCCGATCGATCCCTCCCGCCTCGCACCGGCGCCGGACGGCACGGTGGCCGAGGATTTCCTGCCCGGCACCCTGACCGAATGCTTTGTCGCCACGGATATCTATTCGACCGTCATCGCCTATGATGCGGGGCGGCTTGAAACGCCCCCCGCCACGGCTGCCGACTTCTTCGACCTGCAGCGCTTTCCCGGACGCCGCGGCCTGGGCCGCACGCCCCAGTTCACGATGGAACTCGCGCTGGTCGGCGACGGCGTGCCGCTGGACCAGGTCTATGACGTGCTGGCCACGCCCGAGGGGGTGGAACGCGCGCTGGCGAAGCTCGACACCATTCGCGACGAGATCGTCTGGTGGGAGGCCGGGGCCCAGCCGATCCAGCTTCTTGCCGATGGCGAGGTCGCGCTGGCCCATGCCTATAACGGCCGCGTCTTCAAGGCCGCGCAGGTGGACGGGCTGCCGCTGGCGATCCTGTGGGACGCCCAGATGCTGGAAGTCGAGGGCTGGGTGATCCCGAAAGGTGCGCCGAACCTTGAGGCCGCGCGGGATTTCGTGGCTTTCTCGACCTCGCCCGAGGTGCTGGCCCATGCCGCCGAGATCCTGCCCTATGGTCCGCCCCGCCGGTCGGCGCAGGCGATGGTAGGCAATTTCGTAGGCGATGGCACAACGCCGATGGGTCCGCACCTGCCAACCGCACCCGACAACATGACCAGTTCCCTGTTCGTGGACCCGGCATTCTGGGCCGACCACGAAACCGAACTGCGCGCCCGCTTCACCGCGTGGCTGGGCAGCGAATGACGACCGGCCCGATACCGCGGCCAAAGCGATAGGACCGACATGGCAACCGCTCTCGACCCCCATGCAGCCATCGTCAGGAAAGCCGGCGGCGCGCCCGCAATGCTGACGACCGCGGACGGCCGCCCCTTGGCCCGGGCATTGGCCCGCAGTTCGGCTCGGTCACGCCGGCGGGCCTTCCTGCTGGTGGCGCCGCTGCTGCTGTTCGTGGTCGTGACCTTCGTGATTCCGATCGGGCAGATGCTGCACCGCTCGATGTACAACGACGGCTTTGCGGCCAACATGCCGCAGATTTCCGCCTGGTTCGCCGAGAACCCGCCCGGCACCCAGCCCGACGAGACGGCTTTCGCCGCGCTGACCGCCGACCTGACGGCGGCGGCCGAGGCCCGCACCATTGGCATCGTCGGCACCCGGATGAACTATGACGTGCCGGGCACCCGCTCGCTGTTCACCTCGACCGGCCGGCAGGGGCGCGGCGGGTTCGAGCCGCCTTACCGCGAGGCGTTGACCGAGGTCGATCCTCGGTGGCAGGATCCGACGCTGTGGCGGGCCATGCGTTCGGCCTCGACAGCCTATACGGCGAATTTCTACCTGGCCGCAATGGACCTGACCCGCAACGACCAGAACGAGATCGTCAGCGTCCCCGAGCGCCAGCAGGTCTACGGGATGCTGTTCATGCGGACCTTCTGGCTGTCGCTGCTGATCACCGGGCTGACCTTTGTGCTGGGTTTCCCCATCGCGCATCTGCTGGCGACGCTGCCGACGCGGAAATCGAACCTGCTGATGATCCTAGTTCTGCTGCCCTTCTGGACCTCGCTTCTGGTGCGGACGACAGCTTGGATGGTCCTGCTGCAGCAGCAGGGGGTCGTGAACGACATCCTCGTCTGGCTGGGGATGATCGGGCAGGACGGGCGGCTGCAGATGATCTACAACCGCACCGGCACGATCATCGCCATGACCCATATCCTGCTGCCCTTCATGATCCTGCCGCTCTATTCCGTCATGCGGACGATCAATCCCAGCTATGTCCGCGCCGCCCGCTCGCTTGGGGCGACAAGCTGGACGGCCTTCCGCCGGGTCTATTTCCCACAGACCCTGCCGGGGCTGGGAGCGGGCGCCCTGCTCGTGTTCATCCTGGCGGTCGGCTACTACATCACGCCGGCGCTGGTGGGCGGGTCCTCGGGGCAGTTGATTTCCAACATGATCGCCATGCACATGACGGAAACGCTGAACTGGTCGATGGCCGCGGCATTGGCCGCGCTGCTGCTGGCCGGAGTCCTCATCCTCTACTGGGTCTATGACCGCATGGTCGGGATCGACAATCTCAAGCTGGGGTGAACCGAATGGCGCTGCCGACCTATGCTTCGCCGCTGGAACGGATCTGGCACTGGATCTACATCGCGATCTGCGTAGCGATCTTTTTCTTCCTGATCGCGCCGATCGTGGTGGTGATCCCGCTCAGCTTCAACGCCGAGCCTTATTTCACCTTCACCGACAGGATGCGCTCCTTCGACCCCGAGGGTTATTCCCTGCGCTGGTATGACACGCTGCTGACATTCGGCATGGCGAACCCGGATGCGCCGCGGGACACAAGCTGGTGGGCGGATGCGTGGAACAACGCGCGCTGGATCAATGCGGCCAAGAACTCGCTGATCATCGGCTTCTTCTCGACGATCCTTGCCACCGTGCTGGGGACGCTGGCGGCGCTGGGGCTGGCGCGGAAAGAGATGCCGTTCCGCCGGATCATCATGGCGGTGCTGATCTCGCCCATGATCGTGCCGATCATCATCACCGCGACAGGGATGTTCTTCTTCTATTCGTCCGCCTGCGTGGACACGACCTCGACCTTCGGGCGACTGCTGGCGCCGGTGCTGTCGAACTCGGGCTGCCTGGCCAATACCTACCTGGGCGTGATCCTCGCCCATGCGACACTGGGGATTCCCTTCGTCATCATCACCGTGACCGCGACGCTGATCGGCTTTGACCAGTCGTTGAACCGGGCAGCAGCGTCCTTGGGGGCGAACCCGAGGACGACCTTCTTCAAGGTCACGATGCCGCTGATCCTGCCGGGCGTGATCTCGGGCGCGCTGTTCGCCTTCGTCACCTCGTTCGATGAGGTGGTGGCGGTGCTGTTCATTGCCGGCCCCGACCAGCAGACGATCCCGCGGCAGATGTGGAACGGCATTCGCGAGCAGATCAGCCCGGCGATCCTCGCCGTCGCCACGCTGCTGGTGATCTTCTCGATCGCGCTGCTGGCGACGGTGGAACTGCTGCGCCGCCGGGGCGAGCGGCTGCGCGGGTTGACCCACTCATGACGCCCGAGGAGATCGCGGACGATGTCGCCCGCCCCCGCGCGCCCGGCTTCACGCTGGACCCTTTTCAGGAACTGAACGGCCGGGGTCTGGCCGCGATCCACCGCCTGTATCTGCGCGACCTGTCGGCGGTGGGCGCGCTGATGGGCGACATCCGGGCGGGGCTGCGGCAGCCCGGCGAGCTTGCGCCTGCGGTGCGCGGGATGCCGATGGCGCAAAACCTGAGGCTGTTCGGGACGGCCTGCGGGGCATCCTGCCGGGCGATCACCACGCATCACCAGATCGAGGATTTCCACCTTTACCCGCAGTTGGAAGTGCAGGGGAACGAGGTCCTGAACGCCGTGCTGTTCCGGCTGCGGCAGGAACATCGCGGGCTTGAGCATCTGATCGAGGTGCTGGCCGAGGCCGCCGATGCGCTGGCCACGGATCCGTCGCCTGCACGGTTCGATGCCTGCGCCGAGCGCTTTGCCGCGCTCGACCGCGCCGTGCGGTCGCATTTCCGCTACGAGGAAGACGAGATCGGCCCCGCGATTGGCTACTACGGGGTGCGGGTCTAGGGCAGGATCTCCAGCCAGCCCCAGACCGTCAGGATCGACAGGGCCGTGCCAATGAGCACCGCCGAAGCCGCGCTTCGGATGGCTGTGCCGTAAAGATTGGCGAACAGATAGGCGTTCACGCCCGGCGCCATCGTCGCCGTCACCACCGCCGACCGCAGCCCGTCCGTATCCAGCCCGAAGATCATCCCCAGCCCATAGGTCAGGCCGGGGTGCAGGATCAGCGAGCAGCCGCAGATCAGGGCGATGGACGCCGCGTCCCCTTGGGGCTTGTAGCGCAGCAACACGCCCCCCAAGGCGAACAGCGCCGCGGGAAGGGCAGAGCGCGCGATCATCTCGACCGCCGCCCAGAAGCCTTCGGGCAGGACCAGCCCGCCTTGCGTCAGCAGGTTCACCGCCAGCCCGCAAAGGATACCGATGACCAGCGGCGTCCGCACGACCCCGTGCAGTGCCCGCAGGGCGACCCGGCCGGGCGAGACCCCGCTGCCATGGGCGCGCGTGAACTCCATCACCGTGATCCCCAGCGTGTAAAGCAGGGGCGAGTGCAGTGCGATGATGGTGAAGTTGCCGGCCAGCGACTGCGGACCGTAAGCGCGCTCCATGATCGGGATGCCCAGCAGCAGCGAGTTCGAGAACAGGCAGGCGAAGCCGATGGCGACGGCATCCTCGGGCGAGCGGCCGATCACCCGCCACGCGACGATCCAGCCGACCAGGAACGAGGTGAACGCGCCAAGGTAGAAGGCCAGCAACAGCCATGGATCGAAGTCGGCCGACAGGTCCAGCGCCGCCATCGAGCTGAACAGCAGCACCGGCACCGCGAAGTTCTGGGCATAGCGCTGCAGCCCGTCGACCCCCGCCGGGCTGAACCACCCGCGCCAAGAGACGAGATAGCCCGCGCCGATCACCAGGAAGACCGGCAGGATGACGTCGAACAGCGCGCTCAAAGCTCGACGACCATCCCGTCATGGGCGGGGATGACGTGATCGGGCGTCTCGGCCATCACTGCGTCATGGTCCAGGTCGATGTGCATGTTGGTCAGGATGCCACGCCGGGCGCGTGAGCGCTCGATCCATTCCAGCGCCAGCGCCAGATGCGCGTGGCTGGGATGGGGCGTGCGGCGCAGGGCGTCGCAGATGAAGACCTCTGCGTCCATGATCGCGGGCCAGGCGTCATCGGGGATCGCCAGCACGTCCGGCAGATAGACCAGCGCCGGGGCGTCCTCACCCCCAAAGATGCGAAGTCCCAGCGCGGGAATGCCGTGGTCCACGGTGAAGGGGGTGACATGGATCGGGCCGCCCTCGCCGTGGATCGTGAAGGGACCGCCGATCAGATGCAGTTCAAGGATCGGAGGATAGGGCGATCCGGGCGGCGTCTCGAAGGCATAGCCGAAGCGGTTCATCAGCGCCGCAGTGGTGGGCCGGTCGGCCCAGCCCGGCAGGATGGATCGCCGGTTGTGGACGATCTGGCGCAGGTCGTCGATGCCGTGGATGTGGTCGGCATGAGGATGGGTCCAGACCACCCCGTCCAGCAGTCCTACGCCCGCGTCCAGCAGTTGCGGCACCATGTCCGGCCCGGTGTCGATCAGCACGCGGGTCGCCCCCCCGGCGCCCTGCCGTTCGACCAGCAGCGCGCAGCGCCGGCGCCGGTTCCTGGGGTTCGCCGGATCGCAGGCGCCCCAGTTTCCGCCCAGCCTCGGCACGCCCCCCGACGACCCGCAGCCGAGGATCGTCGCGCGGATCATGCGGCGGCCTTGGGGAACAGGCGGTCGAAATTGGCGCTGGTGAGCACCGCGAACTCAGGGAAGGTCATGCCGAAAAGCTCGGCGCCGACGCGGGCGGTATGGGCGACATAGGCCGGTTCGTTGCGCTTGCCGCGATGGGGCGGGGGCGCAAGGAAGGGCGCGTCGGTTTCCACCAGCACCCGGTCGCGGGGGGCGGCCGCGAAGATCTCGCGGATCTCGGTCGAGCGGGGGAAGGCCGCGATCCCCGACATCGACAGGTAGAAGCCGAGGTCCAGCGCCGTGCGCGCCAATTGCGGCCCCGAGGTATAGCAGTGCATCACGGCCGAGAACGGCCCCGCCGCGTGCTCGCGGGTCAGGATCGCGGCCATGTCGTCGTCTGCATCGCGCGAATGGATGATCAGCGGCAGCCCGGTTTGCCGCGCGGCCTCTATGTGGACTTCCAAGCTTTCGGCCTGAATGGCGGCGCTGTCGGCGGTATAGTGGTAATCCAGCCCGGTTTCGCCGATGCCGACGAACTTGGGATGCGCGGACAGGACAGCCAGTTCCCCGACGCTGGCAAGGGGTTCCTCGGCCGCCTGCATCGGGTGGGTGCCGGCGGCGTAGAAGACGCCCTCATGCGCCTCGGCGATGGCGCGGACCTGCGGTTCCAGCCGCAGGCGGGTGCAGATCGTGACCATGCGGGTGACGCCGGCGGCACGGGCACGGGCAACCAGATCGGTCTGCTGCCCGTCGAAATCGGGAAAGTCCAGGTGGCAGTGGCTGTCCACCAATGCCGGCGCAAGATTGTCGGTCGGGGTCATCGCGTCATCCTCGGCCCCGCGCCTCGGTGGCACCGGGGGCCTGCGCCAGGGTCAGGAGCATATCCATCACCAGCGCCACAGGGTCAAGGTTGACCGCCCGCCCGGCGCGGGCGCGCGCCGAAAGTTCGGCCTGCGCAGAGGCCCAGTGCCGGGCGGCGCGGTCGTCGGGCGAGATGCGGGCCAGCACCGCGCTTTCCCCCTCGGCCGCCTCGGGCAGTTGCGCGCCCATCAGCCCGGTGCGCGCCGCGCGGGAAAGAAAGCGGTCGAGCAGTGTCATGGTCAGGTCAAAGGGATCGCCCCCGGCGCCCGGACGGCCCGCCGCGTCCTGCGCGAAGGCAGCGGCGGCCTGCCGGTCCATCTCGGGCCGGGCAAACAGCGCGACGAGATCGGCATAGCGGTCCAGCCCGTCCTGGCCCGAAAGCCGCAGCGCCTCGCCGACCGAACCGCCTGCCAGCGCCCCCAGTCGCGCCGGATTGCCCGCCACCTCAAGCGGCGCGAGCGCCGTCGCCATGTCCTCGGGCGACAGCGGCATCAGCCGCAACTCGCGGCAGCGCGAGCGGATCGTCGGCAGAAGCCGCGCGGGCTGGTGCGCGACCAGCAGCAGGACCGCGCCCGCGGGCGGCTCTTCCAGCATTTTCAGCACGGCGTTGGCGGCGGCGGTGTTCATGTCGTCGGCGGCGTCGATGATGGCGACGCGGCGGCCGCCCTCGGCCGCGCTCATGTGGAAGAAGGACAGCAGCTTGCGGATATCCTCGACCACGATCTCGGCCCGCAGGCGGCCCTTGTCGTCGAGAGAGCGGCGGACCAGATGCAGGCGCGGCTCGGACAGGGCGCGCAGGCGGCGGGCGACGGGGTGATCCTCGGGCACCGACAGGTCGGGCGAGCCTGTTCCGGCCAGAAGCCAGCGGGCGATGATCCAGGCCAGCGTCGCCTTGCCGGTGCCGCGGGGGCCGGTGATGAGCCAGCCATGATGCATCCGGCCCGAGGCAGCGGCGGTCTGGAAGGCGGCAAGGGCTGGGTCCTGACCGACCAGCCGGCGCGTCTCGCGCGGGTGCGGCGCGCCGGGAACGCGGTCGGATTCGACCGGTATATCGGGATCGTCGCTCATGTCGCGGCCCTGACGCGGGCGGCCACGGTTTCGGCCGGGCCGCTGCCGTCAATCAGCCGGACGCGGTTGGGATGGGCGCGGGCGAGATCTTGGAAGCCTTGGCGCAGCGCGGTCTGGAAGCCGAGGCCCATGGCCTCGAAGCGGTCCTCGGCGGCAAGATCCGCAACCGGAGGGAGCGAGGGATCAGGTTGCCGGTCTGCAACCGCAGGCGTGACGGTCCCGGCAGGGACCGGCGATTCGACATCCTTGGCCAAAGGGGGCGGCGAGGCCCAAGCGGGATCATGGGCAATGGGGAAGGGTGAGGCGGGCATCCGGCCTGTCGCCCTTGCGAGCGCCTCGGCGGGGTCGAGGTCGATCACGAAGGTCCGGTCCGGCTCGATCCCGATCAGCAGGCGATGCAGGTCCTCGACAGCTTGCGCCAGATCGGCGCGGGCGACGCCCTGATAGACCCGGGTGGAATCCGCGAAACGGTCGGTCACCACCCAGGCGCCGCGATCCAGCGCGGGAAGGATGGTGCGTTCCAGGTGGTCGCGGCGGGCGGCGGTGAACAGCAGAAGCTCGGTTTCCGGCGACCAGCGGTCGGCGCGGCCCTCGACCAGCAGGCGGCGGATCTGTTCCGCCCCCGGCGAGCCGCCCGGCTCGCGGGTCAGCACGACCTCGCGGCCCTCGGCCTGCAGGCTTTCGGCCAGCCGCCGCGCCTGGGTGGACTTGCCCGACCCGTCGATGCCTTCGAAGCTGATGAACACCGTGGCGCCGTCTCAGCCGCCGACAGCGGCCACGGCGCGCTCGCCCAGCCGGAAGGCGGCGTTCTGCAGCCGCCCGACAAAGCCCGCGCGGGCCACCTCGGTCGCGGCAACCAGCGGCAGGCGGGATTCGACCGAGCCAGGCACGGATACAACCAGATCGCCCACCCGCTGACCGGCGGCGATCGGCGCCTCGATGGGGCCGTCAAAGACGGCTTCCGCGGTCACGCCCAAGGCCGCGCCCGCGGGGATCAGCACGTTCACGCCCTCGGGCGCGGTCAGGGCGACGCGGCGTGACTGACCCAGCCAGACCGGCGCCCAGGCGACGGTTTCGCCCTTAGGTATCACTGTCTTCATGGTGAACTGCCGGAAGGCCCAGTTGACGATCCGTTCCGATTCCTCGGCCCGCGCGCGTTCCGAGGGCAGGCCATTGACCACGAAGATCACCCGCCGCCCGTCCTGCACCGCCGAGCCGACAAGGCCGTAGCCCGCCTCTTGCGTATGCCCGGTCTTCAGCCCGTCCGCGCCGATGCCAAGCCCGAGGATCGGGTTGCGGTTGCGGGCATTGGCCGGGGCGCGGCCGTCATACTCGAAGCTGTTCAGGGCGAAGTTCCTGTAAAGCTCGGGGAAGTCCTCGACCAGATGCTGGGCGAGCTTGCCCAGGTCGCTGGCCGACATGACATGCCCCGGCGCAGGCCAGCCCGAGGAATTGACAAGATGCGTATCCTGCAGGCCGAGTTCCTGCGCCCGGGCGTTCATCTCGCGCGCAAAGGCCTCCTCGGTTCCCGCCAGCCCTTCGGCCACCACGACGCAGGCGTCGTTGCCCGACAGCACGATGATGCCCTTGATGAGTTCATCCACCGTGGGCCGGTCGAGTTCGTTCAGGAACATCGTCGAGCCGCCCATCTGCCGCGCCTTGGTCGAGACGGGAAAGCGCGTGTCCAGCGTCACGCGGCCCTGATCCAGCGCCTCGAACAGCATGTAGACGGTCATCAGCTTGGACATCGAGGC contains:
- a CDS encoding ABC transporter ATP-binding protein translates to MTPTGNDGFVVFDHVQKSYDGQTLVVKDLNLSIGKGEFLTMLGPSGSGKTTCLMMLAGFETATHGEIRLGDRNINDVPPHKRGIGMVFQNYALFPHMTVGENLAFPLEVRGMGKAERESRIIRALDMVQMGRFRNRRPAQLSGGQQQRIALARALVFDPQLVLMDEPLGALDKQLREHMQYEIKSLHDNLGITVVYVTHDQGEALTMSDRIAVFNDGRIQQLAPPSVLYEQPENSFVAGFIGENNKLSGTIEKLDGQRAEVRLATGELIDATAVNIREVGQQTMVSIRPERVEFKPDLMPAGTHTIDAEVRDVIYMGDILRARMKVAGSDDFVMKFRNTLGQTRLQPGQHIRIGWNPQDARALDRV
- a CDS encoding hemerythrin domain-containing protein, with the protein product MTPEEIADDVARPRAPGFTLDPFQELNGRGLAAIHRLYLRDLSAVGALMGDIRAGLRQPGELAPAVRGMPMAQNLRLFGTACGASCRAITTHHQIEDFHLYPQLEVQGNEVLNAVLFRLRQEHRGLEHLIEVLAEAADALATDPSPARFDACAERFAALDRAVRSHFRYEEDEIGPAIGYYGVRV
- a CDS encoding ABC transporter substrate-binding protein, with protein sequence MARNLIAGTALALALAGAAQAQDSINITTYGGAFGEAVNQAFARPFTEATGIQANMVDNSDPPAKLKAEVEAGNVTSDVYDVEQSDVIRLCDEGLIEPIDPATLPAAADGTTAADDYLPQALHDCATAIMVWSTVIAYDTEAFPNGAPATVADFFDTAQFPGKRGIIKRPKYALEFALLGDGVPPDQVYDVLSTPEGVDRAFAKLDTIKDQVVWWEAGAQAPQLLADREVSMTLAYNGRIFDAIVEEGKPFAFIWDGANLDMDYWVVPRGAPDVEKSMQFIAFASDPARQADLSKYIAYGPPRKSAAASVGTYKDGTTEMAPYLPTTPENAESALVNDAGFWADHGTELTERFNAWLAG
- a CDS encoding AEC family transporter, with protein sequence MSALFDVILPVFLVIGAGYLVSWRGWFSPAGVDGLQRYAQNFAVPVLLFSSMAALDLSADFDPWLLLAFYLGAFTSFLVGWIVAWRVIGRSPEDAVAIGFACLFSNSLLLGIPIMERAYGPQSLAGNFTIIALHSPLLYTLGITVMEFTRAHGSGVSPGRVALRALHGVVRTPLVIGILCGLAVNLLTQGGLVLPEGFWAAVEMIARSALPAALFALGGVLLRYKPQGDAASIALICGCSLILHPGLTYGLGMIFGLDTDGLRSAVVTATMAPGVNAYLFANLYGTAIRSAASAVLIGTALSILTVWGWLEILP
- a CDS encoding ABC transporter permease; this translates as MALPTYASPLERIWHWIYIAICVAIFFFLIAPIVVVIPLSFNAEPYFTFTDRMRSFDPEGYSLRWYDTLLTFGMANPDAPRDTSWWADAWNNARWINAAKNSLIIGFFSTILATVLGTLAALGLARKEMPFRRIIMAVLISPMIVPIIITATGMFFFYSSACVDTTSTFGRLLAPVLSNSGCLANTYLGVILAHATLGIPFVIITVTATLIGFDQSLNRAAASLGANPRTTFFKVTMPLILPGVISGALFAFVTSFDEVVAVLFIAGPDQQTIPRQMWNGIREQISPAILAVATLLVIFSIALLATVELLRRRGERLRGLTHS
- a CDS encoding ABC transporter permease; this encodes MATALDPHAAIVRKAGGAPAMLTTADGRPLARALARSSARSRRRAFLLVAPLLLFVVVTFVIPIGQMLHRSMYNDGFAANMPQISAWFAENPPGTQPDETAFAALTADLTAAAEARTIGIVGTRMNYDVPGTRSLFTSTGRQGRGGFEPPYREALTEVDPRWQDPTLWRAMRSASTAYTANFYLAAMDLTRNDQNEIVSVPERQQVYGMLFMRTFWLSLLITGLTFVLGFPIAHLLATLPTRKSNLLMILVLLPFWTSLLVRTTAWMVLLQQQGVVNDILVWLGMIGQDGRLQMIYNRTGTIIAMTHILLPFMILPLYSVMRTINPSYVRAARSLGATSWTAFRRVYFPQTLPGLGAGALLVFILAVGYYITPALVGGSSGQLISNMIAMHMTETLNWSMAAALAALLLAGVLILYWVYDRMVGIDNLKLG
- a CDS encoding ABC transporter substrate-binding protein; translated protein: MKKLLIATTALVGLGSAAFAQSGGVLNVLDWGGAYGQSHAIAYNAPFEAETGIRITVADADNPATPIKAMVEAGNVTADVASVEYADAVRLCDEGALEEIDPSILSAAADGTSAEEDFIEGALTDCFVATDVYSMVLAYDDSKFPDAKPASPADFFDTAAFPGKRTMRKGAKFNLELALMADGVPPAEVYDVLATPEGVDRAFAKLDTIKNDVIWWEAGAQPPQLLADGEVTMAFAFNGRIFNAAIGENKPFNIIWNGQIYEMEGWVIPKGAPNMENALKYIEFSTRPEQLAKAAEHISYGPPRRSSSSLVGNVAGTETPMSPHLPTSPENLDQGIASNLDFWVDHDGELSERFNAWLAG
- a CDS encoding ABC transporter substrate-binding protein, giving the protein MHRSLILAAVMLAAPAWAQQKPLVIVSWGGDFAALQDAAMARPFTERTGHPVRFVDTDDPAGMVKAQVEAGNVSADVASVGQGAGMRLCEEGDAEPIDPSRLAPAPDGTVAEDFLPGTLTECFVATDIYSTVIAYDAGRLETPPATAADFFDLQRFPGRRGLGRTPQFTMELALVGDGVPLDQVYDVLATPEGVERALAKLDTIRDEIVWWEAGAQPIQLLADGEVALAHAYNGRVFKAAQVDGLPLAILWDAQMLEVEGWVIPKGAPNLEAARDFVAFSTSPEVLAHAAEILPYGPPRRSAQAMVGNFVGDGTTPMGPHLPTAPDNMTSSLFVDPAFWADHETELRARFTAWLGSE
- a CDS encoding MBL fold metallo-hydrolase; the encoded protein is MIRATILGCGSSGGVPRLGGNWGACDPANPRNRRRRCALLVERQGAGGATRVLIDTGPDMVPQLLDAGVGLLDGVVWTHPHADHIHGIDDLRQIVHNRRSILPGWADRPTTAALMNRFGYAFETPPGSPYPPILELHLIGGPFTIHGEGGPIHVTPFTVDHGIPALGLRIFGGEDAPALVYLPDVLAIPDDAWPAIMDAEVFICDALRRTPHPSHAHLALALEWIERSRARRGILTNMHIDLDHDAVMAETPDHVIPAHDGMVVEL